The following are encoded together in the Oncorhynchus nerka isolate Pitt River linkage group LG25, Oner_Uvic_2.0, whole genome shotgun sequence genome:
- the LOC115109181 gene encoding serine/arginine-rich splicing factor 11-like isoform X1 — translation MTNVIQVTNVSPSTTSEQMRTLFGFLGNIEELKLFPPDESPLPVTSRVCFVKFLETESVGVSQHLTNTVFVDRALIVVPFAEGVIPDESKALSLLAPANAVAGCMPGGGLLPTPNHLTSMGGVPLSALGNPNMDPMVAMGMSGNMNPQALSADFLKLMQSMDPKMNPMAAGMMVNHGMKNDSNKEIEAAMKRVREAQSLISAAIEPGNKKDDKRKHSRSSSRSRRRRSRSRSRHRRSKSRSRRRSHSRSWRRSKSPRRRKSHSRERGRRSKSRDKKKEEKSKKRSKTPPKSYSSTRRSRSISRRRRRSRSASRSPKKSRSPKRKLSRSPSPRRHKKDKKKDKEREKDRDRERKEVRGRDERERSTSKKSKDQEKDHDRKSDSEKGDVKSSLLLQVTRDYDEEEQGYDSGKEVEEEERKSNPDLVSSPNPREESEKPAEESSKKSKQNGDDHHDEDDMEMSD, via the exons ATGACGAACGTTATTCAAGTGACAAATGTGTCTCCGAGCACCACCTCCgaacagatgagaactctcttcgGATTTCTGGGAAATATTGAAGAGCTTAAGTTATTTCCACCCGA TGAATCTCCCTTGCCTGTGACTTCACGTGTCTGTTTTGTAAAGTTCCTTGAGACGGAGTCGGTTGGAGTGTCCCAGCATCTGACCAACACCGTCTTCGTGGACAGAGCCCTGATTGTTGTCCCATTTGCAGAAG GAGTGATTCCTGATGAGTCTAAAGCTCTGTCACTGCTGGCACCAGCGAATGCTGTGGCGGGATGCATGCCTGGAGGGGGCCTTCTCCCCACTCCAAATCATTTGACGTCT ATGGGAGGTGTGCCCCTTTCAGCTCTTGGAAATCCAAACATGGATCCCATGGTTGCCATGGGCATGTCTGGCAACATGAACCCTCAG GCCCTCTCTGCTGACTTTCTGAAGCTTATGCAATCCATGGATCCTAA GATGAATCCAATGGCTGCTGGTATGATGGTTAATCATGGTATGAAGAATGACTCCAACAAGGAGATTGAGGCTGCCATGAAGAGGGTCAGAGAGGCCCAGTCTCTCATCTCTGCAGCTATTGAGCCTGGAA ATAAGAAAGACGACAAGCGGAAGCATTCCCGCTCCAGCTCTCGGTCAAGGCGGAGGAGGTCCAGGTCTCGCTCTCGTCACAG GCGATCGAAGAGCAGGTCTCGACGGAGGTCGCACTCGAGGAGCTGGAGGCGGTCGAAGAGCCCCCGCAGAAGGAAGTCCCActccagagagaggggcagacgcAGCAAATCCAG GGATAAGAAGAAAGAGGAGAAATCTAAGAAGCGCTCCAAGACGCCGCCTAAGAGCTACAGCAGTACCAGGAGGTCTCGAAGCATCAGTCG GAGACGTAGAAGAAGCCGCAGTGCCTCTCGGTCACCAAAGAAATCCAGGTCCCCAAAGAGGAAACTGTCCAGGTCCCCTTCCCCTAGAAG GCACAAGAAGGACAAAAAGAAGGACAAAGAACGAGAGAAGGACAGGGATCGCGAGAGGAAAGAGGTCAGAGGCCGAGACGAAAGAGAACGATCCACCAGCAAGAAGAGCAAAGACCAGGAGAAGGACCACGACCGTAAATCTGACAGCGAGAAAGGAGATGTCAAG AGCTCTTTGCTCTTGCAGGTGACTAGGGATTATGATGAGGAGGAGCAGGGCTATGACAGTGGAaaagaggtagaggaagaagagaggaagagcaaCCCTGATTTGGTGTCATCCCCTAATCCCCGGGAGGAGTCTGAAAAGCCTGCAGAGGAGAGCAGCAAGAAGTCCAAACAGAATGGAGATGACCACCATGATGAGGACGACATGGAGATGAGTGACTGA
- the LOC115109181 gene encoding serine/arginine-rich splicing factor 11-like isoform X2, with translation MPGGGLLPTPNHLTSMGGVPLSALGNPNMDPMVAMGMSGNMNPQALSADFLKLMQSMDPKMNPMAAGMMVNHGMKNDSNKEIEAAMKRVREAQSLISAAIEPGNKKDDKRKHSRSSSRSRRRRSRSRSRHRRSKSRSRRRSHSRSWRRSKSPRRRKSHSRERGRRSKSRDKKKEEKSKKRSKTPPKSYSSTRRSRSISRRRRRSRSASRSPKKSRSPKRKLSRSPSPRRHKKDKKKDKEREKDRDRERKEVRGRDERERSTSKKSKDQEKDHDRKSDSEKGDVKSSLLLQVTRDYDEEEQGYDSGKEVEEEERKSNPDLVSSPNPREESEKPAEESSKKSKQNGDDHHDEDDMEMSD, from the exons ATGCCTGGAGGGGGCCTTCTCCCCACTCCAAATCATTTGACGTCT ATGGGAGGTGTGCCCCTTTCAGCTCTTGGAAATCCAAACATGGATCCCATGGTTGCCATGGGCATGTCTGGCAACATGAACCCTCAG GCCCTCTCTGCTGACTTTCTGAAGCTTATGCAATCCATGGATCCTAA GATGAATCCAATGGCTGCTGGTATGATGGTTAATCATGGTATGAAGAATGACTCCAACAAGGAGATTGAGGCTGCCATGAAGAGGGTCAGAGAGGCCCAGTCTCTCATCTCTGCAGCTATTGAGCCTGGAA ATAAGAAAGACGACAAGCGGAAGCATTCCCGCTCCAGCTCTCGGTCAAGGCGGAGGAGGTCCAGGTCTCGCTCTCGTCACAG GCGATCGAAGAGCAGGTCTCGACGGAGGTCGCACTCGAGGAGCTGGAGGCGGTCGAAGAGCCCCCGCAGAAGGAAGTCCCActccagagagaggggcagacgcAGCAAATCCAG GGATAAGAAGAAAGAGGAGAAATCTAAGAAGCGCTCCAAGACGCCGCCTAAGAGCTACAGCAGTACCAGGAGGTCTCGAAGCATCAGTCG GAGACGTAGAAGAAGCCGCAGTGCCTCTCGGTCACCAAAGAAATCCAGGTCCCCAAAGAGGAAACTGTCCAGGTCCCCTTCCCCTAGAAG GCACAAGAAGGACAAAAAGAAGGACAAAGAACGAGAGAAGGACAGGGATCGCGAGAGGAAAGAGGTCAGAGGCCGAGACGAAAGAGAACGATCCACCAGCAAGAAGAGCAAAGACCAGGAGAAGGACCACGACCGTAAATCTGACAGCGAGAAAGGAGATGTCAAG AGCTCTTTGCTCTTGCAGGTGACTAGGGATTATGATGAGGAGGAGCAGGGCTATGACAGTGGAaaagaggtagaggaagaagagaggaagagcaaCCCTGATTTGGTGTCATCCCCTAATCCCCGGGAGGAGTCTGAAAAGCCTGCAGAGGAGAGCAGCAAGAAGTCCAAACAGAATGGAGATGACCACCATGATGAGGACGACATGGAGATGAGTGACTGA